One segment of Marinobacter sediminum DNA contains the following:
- the arsC gene encoding arsenate reductase (glutaredoxin) (This arsenate reductase requires both glutathione and glutaredoxin to convert arsenate to arsenite, after which the efflux transporter formed by ArsA and ArsB can extrude the arsenite from the cell, providing resistance.), giving the protein MTEPTRLFHNPRCSKSRQTLELLTARGIEPEIIRYLETPPTEQELAHILDALGYEPRELMRTKEKEYKDLGLDNPDLNRDQLIAAMTANPKLIERPIVLANGKVAVGRPPENVLSIL; this is encoded by the coding sequence ATGACAGAACCGACCCGGCTTTTCCACAACCCACGCTGTTCGAAATCGCGGCAAACCCTTGAACTGCTTACCGCTCGGGGCATTGAGCCGGAGATTATACGCTACCTGGAAACACCACCGACAGAGCAGGAACTGGCCCACATCCTCGACGCGCTTGGATACGAGCCAAGAGAGCTGATGCGCACCAAGGAAAAGGAATACAAGGACCTCGGGCTCGACAACCCTGATCTGAACCGTGACCAGTTGATTGCAGCCATGACGGCCAATCCGAAACTGATCGAGCGGCCTATTGTACTCGCGAATGGCAAGGTGGCGGTAGGCCGGCCGCCGGAAAACGTGCTGTCCATTCTGTAA
- a CDS encoding DUF2069 domain-containing protein gives MLKNPKARNTALITLLLYLAVLATLVVTTFYPAPVEGVSIALILIVKLAPLLALAVPVFRGNNRGYIWLAFVVIFYFTQAVVSAWLSEGAAGPVILTVLTLLLFVMAMVHLKVNRPIPE, from the coding sequence ATGCTCAAAAACCCGAAAGCCAGGAATACGGCGCTGATAACCCTGCTGCTCTACCTTGCGGTGCTTGCCACACTGGTCGTAACGACTTTCTACCCGGCACCGGTGGAAGGGGTGTCCATTGCGCTGATACTGATCGTTAAGCTGGCACCGCTACTGGCCTTAGCAGTCCCGGTATTCCGGGGCAACAACCGAGGGTATATCTGGCTGGCCTTCGTGGTTATTTTCTATTTTACCCAGGCTGTCGTTTCCGCCTGGCTGAGTGAAGGGGCCGCCGGGCCGGTCATTCTGACTGTGTTAACCCTGTTGCTGTTCGTGATGGCTATGGTTCATCTTAAGGTGAACCGGCCGATACCGGAATAA
- the wrbA gene encoding NAD(P)H:quinone oxidoreductase produces MSDQSPYILILYYSRNGQTAELATQIGRGVSRVSGIDARLRTVPPVSPDTDSSLPPVPDSGAPYATKSDLADCTGLALGSPTRFGNMAAPLKHFLDTTGDLWLSGALSGKPAGAFTSTGSLHGGQETTLLTMMVPLLHHGMVLCGLPYSETALGETETGGTPYGPSHWAGTGDQLPLSDHEKTLCQALGERLARIALKLAA; encoded by the coding sequence ATGTCTGATCAGTCACCGTATATTCTGATCCTGTATTACAGCCGCAATGGCCAGACAGCGGAGCTCGCAACCCAGATTGGACGGGGCGTGTCCCGGGTCAGCGGCATTGACGCGAGATTACGCACTGTGCCGCCGGTTTCACCGGATACCGATTCGTCACTACCCCCGGTACCGGACTCCGGCGCACCCTATGCCACCAAATCAGACCTGGCAGATTGTACCGGGCTCGCGCTCGGCAGCCCGACCCGATTCGGTAATATGGCCGCGCCTTTGAAGCATTTTCTCGACACCACCGGCGACCTCTGGCTCAGCGGTGCGCTATCAGGAAAGCCTGCCGGCGCCTTTACGTCTACCGGCAGCCTTCACGGCGGCCAGGAAACCACGCTGCTGACGATGATGGTGCCCCTGCTTCACCATGGCATGGTGCTTTGCGGCCTGCCCTATTCTGAGACAGCTCTCGGGGAAACCGAAACCGGCGGCACGCCGTATGGACCTAGCCACTGGGCCGGCACCGGAGACCAGCTTCCCCTGAGCGATCATGAAAAAACACTGTGCCAGGCACTCGGTGAACGTCTGGCCCGGATCGCGCTCAAGCTAGCGGCCTGA
- a CDS encoding DUF3080 domain-containing protein: MPGIRWIRLLVPGVALVILTGCNPFSEARPMMDEYVERLARVLETEPRFSDLQPVSQIPRRRERVLSMPELDIGMLDFLSLYGCKLQRVVGEKNSVMGRVMQPLNRLRYELNFIREARECLPEVEDEELIEALESAIEGKRDSLPIAIWNATWGVEEVESLFTLAKGEYPVAPEGNPVSDLVIELKQLNEAVSALLGGDLDTPLVFAGAVHQRWQAEYRAGQLINSASLLITRLNDATALIRQKLEGPPLCLNGKPNDQSDIVQGMFFSVYIEKIQPYMGAVQQARATLIEPLAALAEKQSSVMPPGFDSWFLRHLSRTGEKSLWRQLDEAMMRHTRSWQELLEQCGLRPGA; encoded by the coding sequence ATGCCCGGAATCAGATGGATCAGGTTGCTGGTGCCGGGCGTTGCCTTGGTGATTCTGACCGGTTGCAATCCTTTCTCTGAAGCCCGCCCCATGATGGATGAGTACGTGGAGCGGCTAGCCCGGGTGCTTGAAACCGAACCCCGGTTCTCCGATCTTCAACCCGTATCACAGATTCCCCGTCGGCGTGAGCGTGTTCTGTCCATGCCTGAACTGGACATCGGGATGCTGGATTTTCTGTCCCTCTATGGCTGTAAATTGCAGCGCGTCGTCGGCGAGAAAAATTCTGTGATGGGCAGGGTCATGCAGCCGCTCAACCGCTTGCGTTACGAGCTGAACTTTATCAGGGAGGCGAGGGAATGCCTGCCGGAGGTTGAGGATGAGGAACTGATCGAGGCTCTTGAAAGCGCCATTGAGGGTAAGCGGGATTCGCTTCCCATTGCTATCTGGAACGCAACCTGGGGGGTTGAGGAAGTTGAGAGCCTGTTTACGCTCGCCAAGGGCGAATACCCCGTGGCGCCGGAGGGTAACCCGGTCTCGGATCTGGTCATCGAATTGAAGCAGTTGAATGAAGCTGTATCTGCTTTGCTCGGGGGAGATCTTGACACCCCACTGGTGTTTGCGGGTGCCGTACACCAGCGCTGGCAGGCGGAATACCGGGCCGGGCAACTGATTAACAGCGCGAGCCTGCTCATCACCCGCCTGAACGATGCGACGGCCCTGATTCGCCAGAAGCTTGAGGGTCCGCCGCTCTGCCTCAATGGGAAACCCAACGATCAGTCGGACATTGTTCAGGGCATGTTTTTCAGCGTTTATATTGAAAAAATCCAGCCATACATGGGCGCTGTGCAACAGGCGCGAGCAACTCTGATCGAGCCATTGGCGGCGTTGGCGGAAAAACAGAGTAGCGTTATGCCGCCAGGTTTCGATTCATGGTTCCTGCGTCACCTGTCCCGGACTGGGGAGAAAAGCCTCTGGCGGCAGCTGGATGAGGCCATGATGCGTCATACCAGAAGCTGGCAAGAGCTGCTGGAGCAATGTGGGTTGAGGCCAGGCGCCTGA
- the accA gene encoding acetyl-CoA carboxylase carboxyl transferase subunit alpha, protein MNPNYLDFEQPIADLEAKIEELRMVGNDTDINITDEITRLKKKSVSLTESIFSDLKPWDVARLARHPRRPYTLDYIETIFEDFDELHGDRRYADDQAIVGGTARLDDKPVMVIGHQKGREVRDKVKRNFGMPRPEGYRKALRLMEMAERFRMPILTFIDTPGAYPGIGAEERGQSEAIAFNLAVMSRLKTPIISTVIGEGGSGGALAIGVCDQLNMLQYSTYAVISPEGCASILWKSAEFAAQAAEAMGVTADRLKDLGLADNVINEPLGGAHRNPEEMSVSLKEILAKGVAELSRLPEDELVSRRYERLTRYDTGR, encoded by the coding sequence ATGAACCCTAATTATCTGGATTTTGAACAGCCCATTGCCGACCTCGAAGCCAAGATCGAAGAGCTTCGCATGGTGGGTAACGACACCGACATCAACATCACCGATGAAATCACACGCCTGAAAAAAAAGAGCGTTAGCCTGACCGAGAGCATTTTCTCGGATCTCAAGCCGTGGGATGTTGCCCGTTTGGCAAGGCATCCGCGCAGACCCTATACCCTCGATTATATTGAAACGATCTTCGAGGACTTTGATGAGCTGCACGGCGATCGTCGTTACGCTGATGATCAGGCAATCGTGGGTGGCACTGCGCGCCTGGACGACAAACCGGTGATGGTGATTGGCCACCAAAAGGGCCGGGAAGTGCGCGACAAGGTCAAGCGCAATTTCGGTATGCCCCGCCCTGAAGGTTATCGCAAGGCGCTGCGCCTGATGGAAATGGCGGAGCGTTTCCGAATGCCCATTCTTACCTTTATCGATACGCCGGGCGCCTACCCCGGGATCGGAGCCGAGGAGCGTGGACAGAGTGAGGCCATTGCGTTCAACCTCGCCGTGATGTCCAGGTTAAAAACCCCGATTATCTCCACAGTGATTGGTGAAGGCGGGTCTGGTGGCGCGCTGGCGATCGGTGTCTGCGATCAGCTGAATATGCTTCAGTATTCCACCTATGCGGTTATTTCGCCCGAGGGCTGTGCTTCAATCCTCTGGAAAAGCGCGGAATTCGCGGCCCAGGCCGCCGAGGCCATGGGTGTTACCGCAGACCGACTGAAAGATCTCGGGCTGGCGGACAATGTGATCAATGAGCCTCTTGGCGGTGCCCATCGCAACCCGGAGGAAATGTCCGTTTCCCTGAAGGAAATCCTGGCCAAGGGTGTGGCTGAACTGAGCCGCCTGCCGGAAGATGAGCTGGTATCCCGCCGCTATGAGCGGCTGACCCGCTATGACACCGGGCGCTAA
- the dnaE gene encoding DNA polymerase III subunit alpha: MPQTFVHLRVHSEYSMVDGLVRVKPLISRVAELGMPAVGLTEQSNMCSLVRFYKAATGAGVKPIIGGDLWLENPDEPDNPFRLTLLARNNDGYLNLTEIISLGYTEGQRFGKPIIQRKWLEDRAGGLIMLSGGKLGDVGRALMAEKPELARERAAYWMNLYPGACYLELQRTGRAGDEDCLHLSVGLAQELSLPVVATNDVHFLDADDFEAHEARVCIGESRTLDDPRRDRRFSDQQYLRSAEEMIELFADIPEAVENTVEIARRCSVKVRMGEYFLPNYPIPDGMTMDDYFRKVSEEGLEERLAKTLSKDDPEYDEKRAAYYKRLNFELDIIIQMGFPGYFLIVMDFIKWAKNNGVPVGPGRGSGAGSLVAYAQLITDLDPLAYDLLFERFLNPERVSMPDFDVDFCMEGRDRVIEYTAQKYGREAVSQIITFGTMAAKAVVRDVARVQGKSYGLADKLSKLIPFEVGMTLEKAVEQEPQLKEFLEQDEEAQEIWEMALKLEGVCRNAGKHAGGVVIAPTKITDFSPLYCDDEGGSLVTQFDKGDVEDAGLVKFDFLGLRTLTIIKWALNMINPRREQRGQTELDINEIPLDDVPSFDMLKKAETTAVFQLESRGMKDLIRRLQPDSLEDMIALVALFRPGPLQSGMVDDFIDRKHGRQPMSFPHPDYQYEGLRPVLEPTYGVILYQEQVMQIAQVMAGYSLGNADMLRRAMGKKKPEEMAKQKQFFLDGCEQNGINKTLAENIFDLVEKFAGYGFNKSHSAAYALVSYQTLWLKAHYPAEFMAAVLTADMQNTDKVVTLVEECRSMKLDLLVPDVSRSEFTFTVNDEGQIVYGLGAIKGLGEGPIQSIVEARGDGEPYQDIFDFCRRVDLKKVNKRAMEALIRCGAMDKLGAGRAQLMASIDKAVQQAGQQSRNESVGMTDMFGEMLEGGEGGDPYADVAGVREWPEKQRLKGEKDTLGLYLTGHPFDEYEKEVRRFVRSSIADLKPNKSPQRVAGLVVAQRTMKTRTGSTMCFITLDDRSARMEATLFSEAFFENRELLQSDQVIVVEGQVSHDDYSGQMKMRVSSVMDVGTARQQFSRGLKLSLREDQLQNGLLEKLDTTLRPFRCEGSPVWIEYSSPEAQTRIELGESWRVQPDDNLLMELRYLVGDQSVELVYD; the protein is encoded by the coding sequence ATGCCGCAGACTTTTGTACATCTCCGCGTGCACTCCGAATATTCCATGGTCGATGGACTGGTACGGGTAAAGCCTCTGATCAGCCGTGTCGCCGAGCTGGGCATGCCCGCTGTGGGGCTTACCGAGCAGTCCAACATGTGTTCGCTGGTTCGCTTTTATAAGGCTGCGACCGGCGCCGGGGTCAAGCCGATCATCGGTGGAGATCTGTGGCTGGAAAATCCGGACGAGCCTGATAATCCGTTCAGGCTGACGTTACTGGCCAGGAACAACGATGGCTACCTGAACCTGACGGAAATCATCTCCCTCGGTTACACCGAAGGTCAGCGGTTTGGTAAGCCGATTATCCAGCGCAAGTGGCTCGAAGATCGGGCTGGTGGCCTGATCATGCTGTCCGGTGGAAAGCTCGGGGACGTTGGCAGGGCTTTGATGGCAGAAAAACCTGAGCTTGCACGTGAGCGGGCAGCTTACTGGATGAATCTGTATCCGGGCGCCTGTTACCTGGAATTGCAGCGTACGGGGCGTGCGGGTGACGAAGACTGCCTTCATCTGAGCGTTGGCCTGGCGCAGGAGTTGAGTCTGCCGGTTGTCGCTACCAACGACGTACACTTTCTGGATGCGGATGACTTTGAGGCCCATGAGGCCCGGGTCTGCATTGGCGAGAGCCGGACCCTGGACGATCCGCGCCGGGATCGACGGTTCAGTGACCAGCAATACCTGCGCAGTGCCGAGGAAATGATTGAGCTTTTTGCCGACATCCCGGAGGCCGTTGAGAACACCGTGGAAATTGCCCGGCGCTGTTCGGTGAAAGTGCGAATGGGCGAGTACTTCCTGCCGAATTACCCCATCCCGGACGGGATGACGATGGACGACTATTTCCGCAAGGTGTCAGAGGAGGGCCTGGAAGAGCGGCTCGCCAAGACGCTGAGCAAGGATGATCCGGAATACGATGAGAAACGGGCGGCTTACTACAAGCGCCTGAACTTCGAGCTGGATATCATTATCCAGATGGGGTTCCCGGGATACTTCCTCATCGTTATGGACTTCATCAAGTGGGCCAAGAACAACGGTGTGCCGGTGGGGCCAGGGCGAGGTTCCGGTGCCGGTTCACTGGTTGCCTACGCCCAGTTGATTACCGACCTCGATCCACTGGCATACGATCTGCTGTTCGAGCGGTTTCTGAATCCGGAACGGGTGTCGATGCCTGACTTTGACGTCGATTTCTGCATGGAAGGCCGTGACCGGGTCATTGAGTACACTGCACAGAAATACGGCCGGGAGGCGGTATCCCAGATCATCACCTTCGGTACCATGGCGGCCAAGGCGGTGGTGCGTGACGTTGCACGGGTTCAGGGTAAATCCTATGGTCTCGCGGACAAGCTGTCGAAACTGATCCCGTTCGAAGTGGGCATGACCCTGGAAAAGGCGGTTGAGCAGGAACCCCAGCTGAAGGAATTCCTTGAGCAGGACGAAGAGGCTCAGGAAATCTGGGAGATGGCCCTCAAGCTGGAAGGTGTCTGTCGTAACGCCGGTAAACACGCCGGTGGTGTGGTGATCGCGCCCACCAAGATTACCGATTTCTCACCGCTTTATTGTGATGACGAGGGCGGTAGTCTGGTCACCCAGTTCGACAAAGGCGATGTGGAAGACGCCGGTCTGGTCAAGTTCGATTTCCTGGGTCTGCGTACGCTCACCATCATCAAGTGGGCCCTGAACATGATCAATCCGCGCCGGGAACAGCGCGGCCAGACGGAACTGGATATTAACGAGATTCCGCTCGACGATGTCCCGTCGTTCGATATGCTCAAGAAGGCCGAGACCACGGCGGTGTTCCAGCTTGAATCCCGTGGCATGAAAGACCTGATCCGGCGGCTCCAGCCGGATTCACTGGAAGACATGATCGCCCTGGTAGCACTGTTCCGGCCCGGCCCGCTGCAATCAGGCATGGTTGATGACTTTATCGACCGTAAGCATGGCCGGCAGCCCATGTCCTTCCCGCACCCGGACTATCAGTATGAAGGCCTGAGGCCGGTATTGGAGCCCACCTACGGGGTTATCCTGTATCAGGAGCAGGTCATGCAGATTGCCCAGGTCATGGCCGGGTACAGTCTCGGTAACGCCGACATGCTGCGCCGGGCAATGGGTAAGAAAAAACCCGAGGAGATGGCCAAGCAGAAGCAGTTCTTCCTGGATGGCTGTGAGCAGAATGGCATCAACAAGACGCTGGCGGAGAACATCTTCGACCTGGTGGAGAAGTTCGCCGGTTACGGCTTCAACAAATCGCATTCTGCCGCCTATGCGCTGGTGTCGTACCAGACCCTGTGGCTGAAGGCTCATTATCCGGCCGAGTTCATGGCTGCGGTGCTGACCGCCGATATGCAGAACACCGACAAGGTGGTCACGCTGGTGGAAGAGTGTCGGAGCATGAAACTGGACCTGCTGGTGCCGGATGTCAGCCGTTCTGAATTCACCTTCACGGTCAATGATGAGGGCCAGATCGTGTATGGCCTCGGTGCGATCAAGGGGTTAGGTGAGGGCCCGATTCAGAGCATCGTCGAAGCGCGCGGTGATGGCGAGCCCTACCAGGATATTTTCGATTTTTGCCGCCGTGTCGACCTGAAAAAAGTGAACAAGCGCGCCATGGAAGCGCTGATCCGCTGCGGCGCGATGGATAAGCTTGGTGCCGGCCGGGCCCAGTTGATGGCCAGTATCGACAAGGCGGTCCAGCAGGCCGGCCAGCAATCCCGAAACGAATCCGTGGGCATGACGGATATGTTTGGGGAGATGCTTGAAGGTGGCGAAGGCGGCGATCCCTACGCCGATGTGGCCGGCGTTCGGGAGTGGCCGGAGAAACAGCGCCTGAAGGGCGAAAAAGATACGCTGGGTCTTTACCTGACCGGCCACCCGTTTGATGAGTACGAAAAAGAAGTTCGCCGTTTTGTGCGTTCCTCTATTGCCGACCTGAAACCGAACAAGTCACCGCAACGCGTGGCGGGTCTTGTCGTGGCCCAGCGCACTATGAAAACCCGCACCGGTTCCACCATGTGTTTTATCACTCTTGATGACCGCAGTGCCCGGATGGAGGCGACGCTGTTTTCTGAAGCCTTTTTCGAAAACCGGGAATTGCTGCAGTCTGATCAGGTGATCGTCGTGGAAGGGCAGGTTAGTCATGACGACTACTCAGGCCAGATGAAGATGCGGGTGAGTTCGGTGATGGACGTTGGCACCGCGCGACAGCAGTTCAGCCGTGGGCTGAAGCTGTCGCTGCGGGAGGATCAGCTTCAGAACGGACTTCTGGAAAAACTGGACACTACCCTGCGGCCGTTCCGGTGCGAGGGCAGTCCCGTCTGGATTGAGTACAGCAGCCCGGAGGCTCAGACCCGGATAGAGCTGGGAGAGTCCTGGCGTGTTCAGCCTGACGACAATCTTCTAATGGAACTAAGGTATCTCGTAGGAGACCAGTCTGTGGAACTGGTCTATGATTAA
- a CDS encoding TlpA family protein disulfide reductase — MQYPASRWFRDWILRPGLLVLILVSAGCEKIELERAGGPKMNWDQLRGQWVLVNYWAEWCKPCLEEIPELNEIDKAPDIAVLGVNFDDIKGKQLEALGERMGIEYTMLAEDPGPRFGWKTPVALPATFVVNPDGDLLEARFGPQTEDEIRALIGG, encoded by the coding sequence GTGCAGTACCCTGCAAGCCGATGGTTTCGTGATTGGATTTTACGCCCCGGGCTTTTAGTGCTGATTCTCGTATCCGCCGGTTGTGAGAAAATAGAACTTGAGCGTGCTGGCGGGCCGAAGATGAACTGGGACCAGCTCCGTGGCCAGTGGGTACTGGTGAATTACTGGGCCGAATGGTGCAAACCCTGTCTTGAAGAAATTCCGGAGCTGAACGAAATTGATAAGGCGCCTGATATTGCCGTGCTTGGTGTCAACTTCGACGATATCAAGGGCAAACAGCTGGAAGCGCTGGGTGAGCGCATGGGAATAGAATACACGATGCTGGCGGAAGACCCCGGCCCAAGGTTTGGCTGGAAAACTCCGGTAGCGCTGCCAGCCACATTTGTTGTCAATCCTGACGGGGATTTGCTGGAAGCCCGTTTTGGCCCCCAGACAGAAGACGAAATCCGGGCCCTGATCGGCGGCTGA
- a CDS encoding 1,2-dihydroxy-3-keto-5-methylthiopentene dioxygenase has product MTTLSIFDQNQPETARTVMENPSEIRELLAKHGVRFEQWPTRDLPADASQDDILDAYGDEVAKLKAECGFQTADVVSLNPDNPQKEAFRQKFLDEHIHREDEVRFFVRGQGLFYLHFDDQVFAVMCQKNDLISVPDGTRHWFDMGPEPEFTCIRLFTNPDGWVADFTGEDIAGRLPRYEALAGVAE; this is encoded by the coding sequence ATGACTACCTTGAGCATTTTTGATCAGAACCAGCCAGAGACGGCCCGCACGGTGATGGAAAACCCTTCGGAAATACGCGAACTGCTCGCAAAACATGGTGTTCGCTTTGAGCAGTGGCCGACCCGGGACTTGCCTGCAGACGCTTCCCAGGACGACATTCTGGACGCCTATGGTGATGAAGTGGCAAAACTGAAAGCCGAATGCGGCTTCCAGACAGCCGATGTGGTGAGCCTGAACCCGGATAACCCACAGAAAGAGGCATTCCGCCAGAAATTCCTGGACGAGCACATTCACCGTGAAGATGAAGTCCGGTTTTTCGTTCGTGGACAAGGGCTGTTCTACCTGCATTTCGACGACCAGGTTTTTGCCGTCATGTGTCAGAAGAACGACCTGATCAGCGTTCCGGACGGAACCCGCCACTGGTTCGATATGGGGCCAGAGCCTGAGTTTACCTGTATCCGGCTGTTTACCAATCCCGACGGCTGGGTAGCCGATTTTACCGGTGAAGATATTGCCGGGCGTCTGCCCCGCTATGAGGCGCTGGCTGGAGTGGCTGAATGA
- the mtnC gene encoding acireductone synthase, with amino-acid sequence MIRVVLTDIEGTTSSISFVHDVLFPYAAEHLPDFVRAHYQDSPAVSEQLDSVAAIAGVERQDIDTLIETLQTWIREDRKETPLKALQGMVWEQGYHQGELKGHIYPDAADYLQRWHDRGLRLFVYSSGSVKAQQLIFGFTTAGDFTPYFSGYFDTRIGGKKEPDSYRNILNELGVEASTVLFLSDVGAELEAAEAAGMKTAWLVRDGELPETSRFVARDFGEVDTLLRKR; translated from the coding sequence ATGATCCGGGTCGTGTTGACGGACATTGAGGGCACCACGAGCTCAATCTCGTTCGTCCATGATGTTCTGTTCCCCTATGCGGCTGAGCACCTCCCTGACTTTGTGCGGGCGCATTATCAGGACAGCCCGGCAGTGAGCGAGCAGCTTGATTCGGTGGCGGCTATTGCCGGCGTGGAGCGTCAGGACATTGATACCCTTATCGAAACCCTGCAGACATGGATTCGTGAAGACCGGAAGGAAACGCCGCTCAAGGCGCTCCAGGGTATGGTCTGGGAGCAGGGCTACCATCAGGGCGAGCTCAAGGGGCATATCTATCCGGATGCGGCGGACTATCTGCAACGCTGGCATGATCGGGGCTTGCGATTGTTCGTATATTCATCCGGGTCGGTCAAGGCGCAACAACTTATTTTTGGCTTTACCACCGCCGGTGATTTTACTCCCTATTTTTCCGGCTATTTCGATACCCGGATCGGTGGCAAGAAGGAACCGGATTCTTACCGCAATATTCTGAATGAATTGGGTGTGGAGGCGTCAACGGTTCTTTTCCTCTCCGATGTGGGTGCTGAGCTGGAGGCGGCGGAAGCAGCTGGCATGAAAACGGCCTGGCTGGTTCGGGATGGCGAGTTGCCGGAGACCAGTCGTTTTGTGGCCCGTGATTTCGGGGAGGTGGATACCCTGCTAAGGAAGCGGTAA
- the tilS gene encoding tRNA lysidine(34) synthetase TilS, whose protein sequence is MTPGAKPDSGFAWPDTLCEPVRSLPDHSRLWVALSGGLDSVLLLHLAAYCHRSRVPLGAIHVNHQLQPNAGEAEAFCREQCDALDIPLVTRRVTVTAGPKVSGPGGIEEAAREARYTVFEQILEPGDLLLMAHHADDQTETVLFRLLRGSGVAGLAGMPRYRQLGAGHLSRPLLDLGRDDLVWWARQAGLSWVEDPSNADQGYDRNYLRHAILPRLRARWPGLARRVRHSARACADSEFLSARLAEIQWKECSDHAGRLSVNGLQQLALAEQKNLLRWWIRERGFHPPGISDWRQVVHDLLKAGEDREPELLGEGYSLRRFQGWLYLVPDPDDMPGGSVTLVPGERCQWGCWLLCLEQGGNPEQTLPPIRVSTRQGGERLRFLPQGPSKSLKKWLQEKSVPPWERARLPLVFAGSGDAEELIAIGDLWCSEQYSGRAPAAGWRLIVERDCD, encoded by the coding sequence ATGACACCGGGCGCTAAGCCCGATTCCGGATTTGCCTGGCCGGACACACTCTGTGAGCCGGTCAGGTCGCTTCCCGATCATTCCCGCCTCTGGGTTGCCCTCAGTGGCGGTCTTGATTCCGTACTCCTCCTCCATCTTGCTGCTTACTGTCATCGCTCCCGCGTGCCGTTAGGCGCTATCCACGTGAATCATCAGCTCCAGCCTAATGCCGGTGAAGCCGAGGCCTTCTGTCGGGAGCAATGCGATGCGCTGGACATTCCCCTTGTCACTCGCAGGGTAACTGTCACTGCCGGACCAAAGGTTTCAGGCCCCGGCGGCATTGAGGAAGCTGCCCGTGAGGCCCGTTACACCGTCTTTGAGCAGATACTGGAGCCTGGCGACCTGCTGCTCATGGCCCATCATGCCGACGATCAGACAGAAACCGTCCTGTTTCGGTTGCTCCGGGGTAGCGGGGTAGCTGGTTTGGCCGGCATGCCGCGCTACCGTCAGCTGGGTGCCGGTCACTTGTCCCGCCCATTGCTCGACCTTGGGCGTGATGACCTTGTCTGGTGGGCAAGACAGGCTGGTCTGTCGTGGGTAGAGGACCCCAGTAATGCCGATCAGGGTTATGATCGCAACTATCTGCGTCACGCTATTCTGCCGAGGCTAAGGGCACGCTGGCCGGGCCTTGCCCGAAGAGTGCGGCACAGCGCCAGGGCCTGTGCTGACAGTGAGTTTCTGAGTGCGCGCCTGGCTGAAATCCAGTGGAAAGAGTGTTCAGATCACGCGGGCCGCCTGTCGGTTAATGGCCTGCAGCAACTGGCGCTGGCGGAACAGAAGAATTTGCTGCGCTGGTGGATCAGGGAGCGCGGTTTCCACCCTCCCGGGATTTCTGACTGGCGTCAGGTTGTGCATGACCTGCTCAAGGCGGGTGAAGATCGTGAGCCAGAGTTACTGGGCGAGGGGTACAGTCTGCGCCGCTTTCAAGGTTGGCTTTACCTGGTGCCGGATCCGGATGACATGCCTGGAGGCTCAGTTACCCTCGTGCCCGGAGAAAGATGCCAGTGGGGGTGTTGGTTGCTATGCCTGGAGCAGGGGGGTAACCCGGAACAGACACTTCCGCCAATAAGGGTATCTACGAGGCAGGGCGGAGAGCGCCTGCGTTTTTTACCCCAGGGGCCCTCGAAATCCCTGAAAAAATGGCTCCAGGAAAAGTCGGTTCCACCATGGGAAAGAGCCCGTCTCCCTTTGGTTTTTGCGGGTTCCGGCGATGCTGAAGAGTTGATTGCAATTGGCGATTTGTGGTGTTCTGAACAATACTCGGGACGCGCTCCCGCCGCCGGCTGGCGGCTGATTGTGGAGAGGGATTGTGATTGA